The genomic segment GGCCCCATAGCATTTGTTAAAAACGGAGATAAGATTGAAATTGATCTCAATAAGAAGACCATTGATCTGAATGTGAGCAAAAAGGAGATAGAGAAAAGGAGAAAAGCCTGGAAACAGCCGGAGCCGAAGATAAAAGAGGGCTATATGGCGCGGTATGCAAAACTCGTAACGTCTGCCTCTACGGGTGCTGTTTTTAAGAAATAGTCTTGACGTGTATGTGCATAGGGATGAAATGGGTTATATTGAAGATAATCTTATAGAAAAAGAACGTGTTATATATTGCACAAAGTTGCACTGGGCGACGCTTTTTGGCCCCGGAGTGCTTATAATCCTTGCAGGATTGTGGATACCTTCAAAAGGCATGTCTGCTTTAGCCCTGCTTGCCCTTGGCGTGATCTGGGGTATTTTCTCTTCCATAAGCCTTCAAAACTCAGAAATCGGTATTACAGATAAGAGGCTTCTTTTGAGGGTCGGTTTCCCGTTGAAACGAACATGCGATATACCTTTGGAAAATATACAGATGGTAGACATATACCAGCCTTCTCTCGGCAAGTTCCTGAATTTCGGGAAGATTATCATACAATCTGCCGGTGGGAAGAGATATGCCTTCAGAATGATTGCATCGCCCGTAGAATTAAGAGATGAGCTTGCGAGGCAGGTCGATTCAATCCGGCAGCAGTAGGATTTTGTAAGACGGTTTCAAATATTTAATATACGAGGAAGAATATGGACGGAAAAATTATTGAAGAAATTATAAAGATTGTGGGAAAGGAGAATGTCCTTACCTCCATTGAAGACAGAAGATGTTATTCGTATGATGCAAGAACAGATGGGGCAATACCGGATCTTATTGTGTTTCCTTCTTCCTCCGGGGAGGTAGCGCAGATACTTATCCTTGCCAATAAATACCTCTTTCCTGTGATCCCCAGGGGACAGGGTTCTGGTTTAACCGGCGGGGCTGTACCGCTCAATGGCGGGATAGTACTTTCCTTTACAAGGATGAACAGTATTCTTGAAATTGATACAAAGAACCTTATTGCCATTGTTGAGCCGGGGGCGATCACGTTTTTACTTCAGGAGGAAGTTGCCAAATATGGTCTTTTTTATCCACCTGACCCGGCATCTTATAAGTATTCCAGTATAGGAGGTAATGCAGCGGAATGTGCAGGCGGGCCTAATTCTTTAAAATATGGTGTTACAAGGGATTATGTCCTTGGTCTCGAAGTTGTAAAACCTACCGGTGAGATTATACAAACCGGCGTTAA from the Pseudomonadota bacterium genome contains:
- a CDS encoding PH domain-containing protein, which encodes MYVHRDEMGYIEDNLIEKERVIYCTKLHWATLFGPGVLIILAGLWIPSKGMSALALLALGVIWGIFSSISLQNSEIGITDKRLLLRVGFPLKRTCDIPLENIQMVDIYQPSLGKFLNFGKIIIQSAGGKRYAFRMIASPVELRDELARQVDSIRQQ